The following are encoded together in the Coffea arabica cultivar ET-39 chromosome 1c, Coffea Arabica ET-39 HiFi, whole genome shotgun sequence genome:
- the LOC113727530 gene encoding uncharacterized protein isoform X2, whose translation MATEADLQLHLPTQRKKKHSGQLKKEELEREVDVLRKMLDHEEKVHEFLERAQHRQDGTSSSSLGIPNFLPPKMKELLAELAMVENEITRLESQISQLQAEVKLEKEATAESKSKQLRQPPPSQNMNPDLDHFPSHPEEGNKELLKEKVSFETKALHFISKAIKGDYNLSDFSISDKALKSRILSDQKENQFQEQSDAHRNKGGKRSGMLIPASPMREPRQPTPRRDRRLETSSDPPSKIPSAPQDAEEESINKWAPNKLSENIVKCLHFIFVRLLRTSRTMELEKSGPISRSTNFSLSFRAEPSLNSKASLLLQKDSRQQDPYGIFDLEESITRDIGPYKNLVRFTANSIDPKCISNSSSIALFQKLKLLMNNLQKVDLKHMNYQQKLAFWINMYNASIMHAFLQYGVPSNSSPEKLLSLLNKAKLNIGGTAVTARTIEQSILRKPESSLIKEVPGQADKKDNTNLESKVRERYGLEPADPNVTFALCCGTRSSPAVKIYTAEGVMAELEKSKLEYLQASIIVTGTKRIAIPEHLLRHMHDFAQDVESLIEWVCHQLPTSGSLRKSMVDCFRGIPVGKASTIIDKIPYDFEFQYLLAI comes from the exons ATGGCAACCGAGGCCGACTTACAGCTTCATTTACCAACTCAG AGAAAGAAGAAACATAGCGGACAGCTAAAGAAAGAGGAGCTTGAAAGAGAG GTTGATGTGCTCCGGAAAATGCTGGATCATGAAGAGAAGGTGCATGAATTTCTGGAACGAGCGCAACATCGACAGGATGGTACGTCAAGTAGTAGTCTTGGTATCCCAAACTTTCTTCCTCCCAAG ATGAAGGAGCTGCTAGCAGAGTTGGCAATGGTTGAAAACGAGATAACTCGTTTAGAAAGCCAAATCAGCCAGCTCCAAGCTGAGGTGAAGCTCGAGAAGGAAGCCACAGCAGAATCAAAATCCAAGCAGCTGAGACAACCTCCTCCATCCCAGAACATGAATCCTGATCTTGATCACTTCCCATCTCATCCAGAAGAGGGCAACAAAGAGTTGTTGAAGGAGAAGGTGTCGTTCGAAACCAAGGCATTACATTTCATTAGCAAGGCCATAAAAGGTGATTACAATCTCAGTGACTTCAGCATTAGTGACAAAGCACTGAAGTCAAGAATCCTTTCTGATCAAAAGGAAAATCAATTTCAAGAGCAATCTGATGCACATCGGAACAAGGGTGGTAAAAGGAGTGGGATGCTGATACCTGCATCGCCCATGCGCGAGCCAAGACAGCCGACCCCCAGG AGGGATCGACGTTTGGAAACCTCCTCGGATCCTCCATCCAAAATACCATCTGCTCCGCAAGACGCAGAAGAGGAGAGCATCAACAAGTGGGCACCCAACAAATTATCCGAGAACATCGTGAAATGCCTGCATTTCATATTTGTCAGGCTGCTCCGGACATCAAGAACAATGGAGTTAGAGAAATCAGGCCCAATTTCACGCTCCACAAACTTTTCTTTAAGCTTCAGAGCTGAGCCCAGCTTAAATTCTAAGGCCAGCCTTCTGCTGCAGAAGGATTCAAGACAGCAAGATCCCTATGGAATCTTTGACTTGGAAGAGTCCATTACTAGGGATATTGGCCCTTATAAGAATTTGGTTAGGTTCACAGCAAACTCCATCGATCCCAAATGCATCTCCAATTCAAGCTCCATTGCTTTATTTCAGAAGTTAAA GTTGCTAATGAACAATCTGCAAAAGGTGGACTTGAAACATATGAACTACCAGCAGAAACTGGCTTTCTGGATCAACATGTACAATGCCTCCATCATGCAT GCATTTCTTCAATACGGAGTCCCCTCCAATTCTAGCCCCGAAAAACTGTTATCGCTGCTGAACAAG GCCAAATTGAACATTGGAGGTACTGCGGTAACTGCTCGAACAATTGAACAATCTATTCTAAGAAAACCAGAATCATCTCTTATAAAAGAG GTCCCAGGACAGGCTGATAAAAAAGATAATACCAATTTAGAATCTAAAGTTCGAGAACGTTACGGGCTCGAGCCGGCCGATCCAAATGTCACCTTTGCTTTGTGCTGTGGAACACGTTCTTCTCCTGCT GTAAAGATATATACAGCTGAAGGGGTGATGGCTGAGTTAGAGAAGTCTAAGCTAGAGTATCTTCAAGCTTCAATAATTGTAACGGGCACCAAAAGAATTGCGATTCCAGAGCATCTGCTTCGTCACATGCATGATTTTGCCCAGGACGTGGAGTCATTGATTGAGTGGGTTTGCCACCAGTTGCCTACATCTGGGTCGCTCAGAAAATCCATGGTCGATTGCTTTAGGGGTATTCCTGTGGGAAAGGCCTCCACTATTATAGACAAGATACCATATGATTTCGAATTCCAGTATCTCTTGGCAATATGA
- the LOC113727530 gene encoding uncharacterized protein isoform X1 codes for MATEADLQLHLPTQRKKKHSGQLKKEELEREVWVRFQVDVLRKMLDHEEKVHEFLERAQHRQDGTSSSSLGIPNFLPPKMKELLAELAMVENEITRLESQISQLQAEVKLEKEATAESKSKQLRQPPPSQNMNPDLDHFPSHPEEGNKELLKEKVSFETKALHFISKAIKGDYNLSDFSISDKALKSRILSDQKENQFQEQSDAHRNKGGKRSGMLIPASPMREPRQPTPRRDRRLETSSDPPSKIPSAPQDAEEESINKWAPNKLSENIVKCLHFIFVRLLRTSRTMELEKSGPISRSTNFSLSFRAEPSLNSKASLLLQKDSRQQDPYGIFDLEESITRDIGPYKNLVRFTANSIDPKCISNSSSIALFQKLKLLMNNLQKVDLKHMNYQQKLAFWINMYNASIMHAFLQYGVPSNSSPEKLLSLLNKAKLNIGGTAVTARTIEQSILRKPESSLIKEVPGQADKKDNTNLESKVRERYGLEPADPNVTFALCCGTRSSPAVKIYTAEGVMAELEKSKLEYLQASIIVTGTKRIAIPEHLLRHMHDFAQDVESLIEWVCHQLPTSGSLRKSMVDCFRGIPVGKASTIIDKIPYDFEFQYLLAI; via the exons ATGGCAACCGAGGCCGACTTACAGCTTCATTTACCAACTCAG AGAAAGAAGAAACATAGCGGACAGCTAAAGAAAGAGGAGCTTGAAAGAGAGGTATGGGTGCGATTCCAA GTTGATGTGCTCCGGAAAATGCTGGATCATGAAGAGAAGGTGCATGAATTTCTGGAACGAGCGCAACATCGACAGGATGGTACGTCAAGTAGTAGTCTTGGTATCCCAAACTTTCTTCCTCCCAAG ATGAAGGAGCTGCTAGCAGAGTTGGCAATGGTTGAAAACGAGATAACTCGTTTAGAAAGCCAAATCAGCCAGCTCCAAGCTGAGGTGAAGCTCGAGAAGGAAGCCACAGCAGAATCAAAATCCAAGCAGCTGAGACAACCTCCTCCATCCCAGAACATGAATCCTGATCTTGATCACTTCCCATCTCATCCAGAAGAGGGCAACAAAGAGTTGTTGAAGGAGAAGGTGTCGTTCGAAACCAAGGCATTACATTTCATTAGCAAGGCCATAAAAGGTGATTACAATCTCAGTGACTTCAGCATTAGTGACAAAGCACTGAAGTCAAGAATCCTTTCTGATCAAAAGGAAAATCAATTTCAAGAGCAATCTGATGCACATCGGAACAAGGGTGGTAAAAGGAGTGGGATGCTGATACCTGCATCGCCCATGCGCGAGCCAAGACAGCCGACCCCCAGG AGGGATCGACGTTTGGAAACCTCCTCGGATCCTCCATCCAAAATACCATCTGCTCCGCAAGACGCAGAAGAGGAGAGCATCAACAAGTGGGCACCCAACAAATTATCCGAGAACATCGTGAAATGCCTGCATTTCATATTTGTCAGGCTGCTCCGGACATCAAGAACAATGGAGTTAGAGAAATCAGGCCCAATTTCACGCTCCACAAACTTTTCTTTAAGCTTCAGAGCTGAGCCCAGCTTAAATTCTAAGGCCAGCCTTCTGCTGCAGAAGGATTCAAGACAGCAAGATCCCTATGGAATCTTTGACTTGGAAGAGTCCATTACTAGGGATATTGGCCCTTATAAGAATTTGGTTAGGTTCACAGCAAACTCCATCGATCCCAAATGCATCTCCAATTCAAGCTCCATTGCTTTATTTCAGAAGTTAAA GTTGCTAATGAACAATCTGCAAAAGGTGGACTTGAAACATATGAACTACCAGCAGAAACTGGCTTTCTGGATCAACATGTACAATGCCTCCATCATGCAT GCATTTCTTCAATACGGAGTCCCCTCCAATTCTAGCCCCGAAAAACTGTTATCGCTGCTGAACAAG GCCAAATTGAACATTGGAGGTACTGCGGTAACTGCTCGAACAATTGAACAATCTATTCTAAGAAAACCAGAATCATCTCTTATAAAAGAG GTCCCAGGACAGGCTGATAAAAAAGATAATACCAATTTAGAATCTAAAGTTCGAGAACGTTACGGGCTCGAGCCGGCCGATCCAAATGTCACCTTTGCTTTGTGCTGTGGAACACGTTCTTCTCCTGCT GTAAAGATATATACAGCTGAAGGGGTGATGGCTGAGTTAGAGAAGTCTAAGCTAGAGTATCTTCAAGCTTCAATAATTGTAACGGGCACCAAAAGAATTGCGATTCCAGAGCATCTGCTTCGTCACATGCATGATTTTGCCCAGGACGTGGAGTCATTGATTGAGTGGGTTTGCCACCAGTTGCCTACATCTGGGTCGCTCAGAAAATCCATGGTCGATTGCTTTAGGGGTATTCCTGTGGGAAAGGCCTCCACTATTATAGACAAGATACCATATGATTTCGAATTCCAGTATCTCTTGGCAATATGA
- the LOC113727530 gene encoding uncharacterized protein isoform X3 yields the protein MLDHEEKVHEFLERAQHRQDGTSSSSLGIPNFLPPKMKELLAELAMVENEITRLESQISQLQAEVKLEKEATAESKSKQLRQPPPSQNMNPDLDHFPSHPEEGNKELLKEKVSFETKALHFISKAIKGDYNLSDFSISDKALKSRILSDQKENQFQEQSDAHRNKGGKRSGMLIPASPMREPRQPTPRRDRRLETSSDPPSKIPSAPQDAEEESINKWAPNKLSENIVKCLHFIFVRLLRTSRTMELEKSGPISRSTNFSLSFRAEPSLNSKASLLLQKDSRQQDPYGIFDLEESITRDIGPYKNLVRFTANSIDPKCISNSSSIALFQKLKLLMNNLQKVDLKHMNYQQKLAFWINMYNASIMHAFLQYGVPSNSSPEKLLSLLNKAKLNIGGTAVTARTIEQSILRKPESSLIKEVPGQADKKDNTNLESKVRERYGLEPADPNVTFALCCGTRSSPAVKIYTAEGVMAELEKSKLEYLQASIIVTGTKRIAIPEHLLRHMHDFAQDVESLIEWVCHQLPTSGSLRKSMVDCFRGIPVGKASTIIDKIPYDFEFQYLLAI from the exons ATGCTGGATCATGAAGAGAAGGTGCATGAATTTCTGGAACGAGCGCAACATCGACAGGATGGTACGTCAAGTAGTAGTCTTGGTATCCCAAACTTTCTTCCTCCCAAG ATGAAGGAGCTGCTAGCAGAGTTGGCAATGGTTGAAAACGAGATAACTCGTTTAGAAAGCCAAATCAGCCAGCTCCAAGCTGAGGTGAAGCTCGAGAAGGAAGCCACAGCAGAATCAAAATCCAAGCAGCTGAGACAACCTCCTCCATCCCAGAACATGAATCCTGATCTTGATCACTTCCCATCTCATCCAGAAGAGGGCAACAAAGAGTTGTTGAAGGAGAAGGTGTCGTTCGAAACCAAGGCATTACATTTCATTAGCAAGGCCATAAAAGGTGATTACAATCTCAGTGACTTCAGCATTAGTGACAAAGCACTGAAGTCAAGAATCCTTTCTGATCAAAAGGAAAATCAATTTCAAGAGCAATCTGATGCACATCGGAACAAGGGTGGTAAAAGGAGTGGGATGCTGATACCTGCATCGCCCATGCGCGAGCCAAGACAGCCGACCCCCAGG AGGGATCGACGTTTGGAAACCTCCTCGGATCCTCCATCCAAAATACCATCTGCTCCGCAAGACGCAGAAGAGGAGAGCATCAACAAGTGGGCACCCAACAAATTATCCGAGAACATCGTGAAATGCCTGCATTTCATATTTGTCAGGCTGCTCCGGACATCAAGAACAATGGAGTTAGAGAAATCAGGCCCAATTTCACGCTCCACAAACTTTTCTTTAAGCTTCAGAGCTGAGCCCAGCTTAAATTCTAAGGCCAGCCTTCTGCTGCAGAAGGATTCAAGACAGCAAGATCCCTATGGAATCTTTGACTTGGAAGAGTCCATTACTAGGGATATTGGCCCTTATAAGAATTTGGTTAGGTTCACAGCAAACTCCATCGATCCCAAATGCATCTCCAATTCAAGCTCCATTGCTTTATTTCAGAAGTTAAA GTTGCTAATGAACAATCTGCAAAAGGTGGACTTGAAACATATGAACTACCAGCAGAAACTGGCTTTCTGGATCAACATGTACAATGCCTCCATCATGCAT GCATTTCTTCAATACGGAGTCCCCTCCAATTCTAGCCCCGAAAAACTGTTATCGCTGCTGAACAAG GCCAAATTGAACATTGGAGGTACTGCGGTAACTGCTCGAACAATTGAACAATCTATTCTAAGAAAACCAGAATCATCTCTTATAAAAGAG GTCCCAGGACAGGCTGATAAAAAAGATAATACCAATTTAGAATCTAAAGTTCGAGAACGTTACGGGCTCGAGCCGGCCGATCCAAATGTCACCTTTGCTTTGTGCTGTGGAACACGTTCTTCTCCTGCT GTAAAGATATATACAGCTGAAGGGGTGATGGCTGAGTTAGAGAAGTCTAAGCTAGAGTATCTTCAAGCTTCAATAATTGTAACGGGCACCAAAAGAATTGCGATTCCAGAGCATCTGCTTCGTCACATGCATGATTTTGCCCAGGACGTGGAGTCATTGATTGAGTGGGTTTGCCACCAGTTGCCTACATCTGGGTCGCTCAGAAAATCCATGGTCGATTGCTTTAGGGGTATTCCTGTGGGAAAGGCCTCCACTATTATAGACAAGATACCATATGATTTCGAATTCCAGTATCTCTTGGCAATATGA